The Lycium barbarum isolate Lr01 chromosome 9, ASM1917538v2, whole genome shotgun sequence genome has a segment encoding these proteins:
- the LOC132609839 gene encoding FAM10 family protein At4g22670-like isoform X2, whose protein sequence is MEASNLNELKQFVEQCKSDPSILSDPSLSFFTEYIQSLGGKLPTTADEHKAKSYVVDESDEEMGDPENEDHKKGSAEEEEEPEIIESDIELDESDIMDPDNDEPQQMGDPSVEVTEESRDASQEVKSQAMEAISEGKLEDASELLTKAILLNPRSAIMYATRATVYIKMKKPNAAIRDANAALEINPDSAKGYKSRGIARAMLGQWGDAAKDLHVASKLDFDEEINAVLKKVEPNARKIEEHQKKYDRLRKEREDRKIERERQRRKAEAQAAYEKAKKQEESSSRRAGGMPGGFPGGMPGGFPGAMPGGFPGAMPGGFPGAMPGGFPGAMPGGFSGGMPGGSPGGMPGGGSPGGMPGGGSPGGMPGGGSPGGMPGGMPGNIDYSKILNDPELMAAFQDPEVMAALQDVMKNPANLAKHQANPKVAPIIAKMMGKFAGPK, encoded by the exons TCTTGGTGGTAAGCTTCCTACGACGGCCGATGAACACAAAGCG AAGTCTTACGTGGTGGATGAGAGTGATGAGGAAATGGGTGACCCTGAGAATGAGGATCATAAAAAAGGGTCtgctgaagaagaagaggagcCTGAGATAATTGAATCCGATATCGAACTTGATGAGAGCGACATCATGGACCCTGACAATGATGAGCCACAACAG ATGGGAGACCCTTCTGTGGAGGTTACAGAGGAAAGCCGTGATGCTTCTCAAGAGGTCAAGTCTCAGGCCATGGAAGCGATTTCTGAAG GTAAGCTAGAAGATGCAAGTGAACTTCTGACAAAGGCGATTCTCCTCAACCCTAGATCAGCAATTATGTATGCAACCAGAG CCACTGTGTACATCAAAATGAAGAAGCCAAATGCAGCCATACGAGATGCAAATGCAGCCTTAGAG ATCAACCCAGATTCAGCTAAAGGATATAAATCACGTGGCATTGCACGAGCCATGCTTGGACAATGGGGCGATGCTGCCAAGGATCTTCACGTGGCTTCCAAGCTAGACTTTGATGAGGAAATAAATGCTGTGCTTAAGAAG GTTGAGCCTAATGCACGTAAAATTGAAGAGCACCAGAAGAAGTATGATAGGCTGCGTAAAGAACGAGAAGATAGAAAGATTGAGCGTGAGAGACAGCGAAGAAAGGCTGAAGCTCAG GCTGCTTATGAGAAGGCCAAGAAGCAAGAAGAATCATCATCAAGGAGAGCTGGCGGCATGCCCGGGGGCTTCCCTGGTGGCATGCCCGGGGGCTTCCCTGGTGCCATGCCCGGGGGCTTCCCTGGTGCCATGCCCGGGGGCTTCCCTGGTGCCATGCCCGGGGGCTTCCCTGGTGCCATGCCCGGGGGCTTCTCTGGTGGGATGCCCGGTGGCTCTCCAGGAGGCATGCCCGGAGGAGGCTCCCCTGGGGGAATGCCCGGAGGAGGCTCTCCTGGGGGAATGCCCGGAGGAGGCTCTCCTGGAGGCATGCCCGGAGGGATGCCTGGTAATATTGACTACAGCAAAATACTGAAT GACCCTGAATTAATGGCAGCATTCCAGGATCCAGAAGTCATGGCTGCCCTACAAGATG TGATGAAGAACCCGGCTAATCTAGCGAAGCATCAAGCAAATCCCAAGGTTGCTCCTATTATCGCAAAGATGATGGGCAAATTTGCTGGACCAAAGTGA
- the LOC132609839 gene encoding FAM10 family protein At4g22670-like isoform X1, giving the protein MEASKLNELKQFVEQCKSDPSILSDPSLSFFTDYIQSLGGKLPTTADEHKAKSYVVDESDEEMGDPENEDHKKGSAEEEEEPEIIESDIELDESDIMDPDNDEPQQMGDPSVEVTEESRDASQEVKSQAMEAISEGKLEDASELLTKAILLNPRSAIMYATRATVYIKMKKPNAAIRDANAALEINPDSAKGYKSRGIARAMLGQWGDAAKDLHVASKLDFDEEINAVLKKVEPNARKIEEHQKKYDRLRKEREDRKIERERQRRKAEAQAAYEKAKKQEESSSRRAGGMPGGFPGGMPGGFPGAMPGGFPGAMPGGFPGAMPGGFPGAMPGGFSGGMPGGSPGGMPGGGSPGGMPGGGSPGGMPGGGSPGGMPGGMPGNIDYSKILNDPELMAAFQDPEVMAALQDVMKNPANLAKHQANPKVAPIIAKMMGKFAGPK; this is encoded by the exons TCTTGGTGGTAAGCTTCCTACGACGGCCGATGAACACAAAGCG AAGTCTTACGTGGTGGATGAGAGTGATGAGGAAATGGGTGACCCTGAGAATGAGGATCATAAAAAAGGGTCtgctgaagaagaagaggagcCTGAGATAATTGAATCCGATATCGAACTTGATGAGAGCGACATCATGGACCCTGACAATGATGAGCCACAACAG ATGGGAGACCCTTCTGTGGAGGTTACAGAGGAAAGCCGTGATGCTTCTCAAGAGGTCAAGTCTCAGGCCATGGAAGCGATTTCTGAAG GTAAGCTAGAAGATGCAAGTGAACTTCTGACAAAGGCGATTCTCCTCAACCCTAGATCAGCAATTATGTATGCAACCAGAG CCACTGTGTACATCAAAATGAAGAAGCCAAATGCAGCCATACGAGATGCAAATGCAGCCTTAGAG ATCAACCCAGATTCAGCTAAAGGATATAAATCACGTGGCATTGCACGAGCCATGCTTGGACAATGGGGCGATGCTGCCAAGGATCTTCACGTGGCTTCCAAGCTAGACTTTGATGAGGAAATAAATGCTGTGCTTAAGAAG GTTGAGCCTAATGCACGTAAAATTGAAGAGCACCAGAAGAAGTATGATAGGCTGCGTAAAGAACGAGAAGATAGAAAGATTGAGCGTGAGAGACAGCGAAGAAAGGCTGAAGCTCAG GCTGCTTATGAGAAGGCCAAGAAGCAAGAAGAATCATCATCAAGGAGAGCTGGCGGCATGCCCGGGGGCTTCCCTGGTGGCATGCCCGGGGGCTTCCCTGGTGCCATGCCCGGGGGCTTCCCTGGTGCCATGCCCGGGGGCTTCCCTGGTGCCATGCCCGGGGGCTTCCCTGGTGCCATGCCCGGGGGCTTCTCTGGTGGGATGCCCGGTGGCTCTCCAGGAGGCATGCCCGGAGGAGGCTCCCCTGGGGGAATGCCCGGAGGAGGCTCTCCTGGGGGAATGCCCGGAGGAGGCTCTCCTGGAGGCATGCCCGGAGGGATGCCTGGTAATATTGACTACAGCAAAATACTGAAT GACCCTGAATTAATGGCAGCATTCCAGGATCCAGAAGTCATGGCTGCCCTACAAGATG TGATGAAGAACCCGGCTAATCTAGCGAAGCATCAAGCAAATCCCAAGGTTGCTCCTATTATCGCAAAGATGATGGGCAAATTTGCTGGACCAAAGTGA
- the LOC132609839 gene encoding FAM10 family protein At4g22670-like isoform X3, translated as MGDPENEDHKKGSAEEEEEPEIIESDIELDESDIMDPDNDEPQQMGDPSVEVTEESRDASQEVKSQAMEAISEGKLEDASELLTKAILLNPRSAIMYATRATVYIKMKKPNAAIRDANAALEINPDSAKGYKSRGIARAMLGQWGDAAKDLHVASKLDFDEEINAVLKKVEPNARKIEEHQKKYDRLRKEREDRKIERERQRRKAEAQAAYEKAKKQEESSSRRAGGMPGGFPGGMPGGFPGAMPGGFPGAMPGGFPGAMPGGFPGAMPGGFSGGMPGGSPGGMPGGGSPGGMPGGGSPGGMPGGGSPGGMPGGMPGNIDYSKILNDPELMAAFQDPEVMAALQDVMKNPANLAKHQANPKVAPIIAKMMGKFAGPK; from the exons ATGGGTGACCCTGAGAATGAGGATCATAAAAAAGGGTCtgctgaagaagaagaggagcCTGAGATAATTGAATCCGATATCGAACTTGATGAGAGCGACATCATGGACCCTGACAATGATGAGCCACAACAG ATGGGAGACCCTTCTGTGGAGGTTACAGAGGAAAGCCGTGATGCTTCTCAAGAGGTCAAGTCTCAGGCCATGGAAGCGATTTCTGAAG GTAAGCTAGAAGATGCAAGTGAACTTCTGACAAAGGCGATTCTCCTCAACCCTAGATCAGCAATTATGTATGCAACCAGAG CCACTGTGTACATCAAAATGAAGAAGCCAAATGCAGCCATACGAGATGCAAATGCAGCCTTAGAG ATCAACCCAGATTCAGCTAAAGGATATAAATCACGTGGCATTGCACGAGCCATGCTTGGACAATGGGGCGATGCTGCCAAGGATCTTCACGTGGCTTCCAAGCTAGACTTTGATGAGGAAATAAATGCTGTGCTTAAGAAG GTTGAGCCTAATGCACGTAAAATTGAAGAGCACCAGAAGAAGTATGATAGGCTGCGTAAAGAACGAGAAGATAGAAAGATTGAGCGTGAGAGACAGCGAAGAAAGGCTGAAGCTCAG GCTGCTTATGAGAAGGCCAAGAAGCAAGAAGAATCATCATCAAGGAGAGCTGGCGGCATGCCCGGGGGCTTCCCTGGTGGCATGCCCGGGGGCTTCCCTGGTGCCATGCCCGGGGGCTTCCCTGGTGCCATGCCCGGGGGCTTCCCTGGTGCCATGCCCGGGGGCTTCCCTGGTGCCATGCCCGGGGGCTTCTCTGGTGGGATGCCCGGTGGCTCTCCAGGAGGCATGCCCGGAGGAGGCTCCCCTGGGGGAATGCCCGGAGGAGGCTCTCCTGGGGGAATGCCCGGAGGAGGCTCTCCTGGAGGCATGCCCGGAGGGATGCCTGGTAATATTGACTACAGCAAAATACTGAAT GACCCTGAATTAATGGCAGCATTCCAGGATCCAGAAGTCATGGCTGCCCTACAAGATG TGATGAAGAACCCGGCTAATCTAGCGAAGCATCAAGCAAATCCCAAGGTTGCTCCTATTATCGCAAAGATGATGGGCAAATTTGCTGGACCAAAGTGA